One Sparus aurata chromosome 5, fSpaAur1.1, whole genome shotgun sequence genomic window carries:
- the fkbp15b gene encoding FK506-binding protein 15 isoform X1 produces the protein MFGGDDEDGDFLSPTGGAKLASLFGLDQEASSQGNESFQYTAPKQPRKSSNSASAPQKPAPPAGAPAVLFATAVQTFRYINGQYVKQGKLGAAVLGNHTTKEYKLLLYLSQQKQVAAAKIHVGFVFTVQPNNYCTFYDDQRQNWSLMFESEKASLDFCKEVCLAKANSAASLDTVVVQDLSLGEGQAVESGDSLEVVYTGWLLQNHVIGQMFDSNQNKDKLLRLKVGVGKVIKGWEEGMLGMKKAGHRVIIIPPNLAYGSKGVPNRVPSNSTLIFEVELRRVKFSKDSGSDRASASSRDSAAPSPSPAPSPAPSVENLAPDPPVQTTTSGPAILGDPPLRAKSNSLSDQLANPDATKAKLISRMAKMGQPMLPFLTGAASQPESSDSELEDTSGSRAKDGPAAASPVQLSTAAPASTHVHPHPQTVPPSALVPVMTTVAPQPGLPGSSHAFQPYSYTQTSVAPSQLQPVGQVYPAQTVPYMGSSDVTSFLMTEARQHNTEIRLSVGKVADKVEQLASKIDDLQRQGSLSVGVSSMSMETSMIMHNIQRIVQENECLKKEVFEKSSRIEEQNHKIGELINQNQRYMEQSNLLLEKRNDSLKSSSEQNHARLLQAEQDKHAPTQDLGSGQVRLTEDLASATARLSQLQLEASAHQQRAVELQTKLSSALQDSESRSQCIAGMETQQEELKEEVERVQAQYRTEKQKRKEMELRVNNMEEEVQDLKTDKESLERTLSERKKKWQAERQRRDEELEELRKSSQQELDNLRAQLRKARTSTDNAASEQLAQLQAELEEEWKGKCEQMLASTKEHHSRELAELTEQRDALQNKLTQLQEKFAVLKQSRDSEEQSLLQHRGQTEELQALQKKYTALEQQGVAVREQLERRVAELEKKLGEQESSGDTAAEVKRVMNGVFHSLRGEFDLSESYSGQAVLEVIVTTIKNVTLQLLSGTAGSSLRQNKNEEEADAEEEEESDDVKQREEPPHQNVHLNGEREVTEEEKEEEEHDEKSDSHQVSETQIDQDVAAEKEANKVTESKTQSQEEASVSTDLHPVSSTELKPQETAAAETELQHELADSSVLKTSAEEKDTSKSADPDDGPGQSSPPEDGPETVVSERNTAVSTNVVKENLDDGGHVGGMNAAAQKAFGPPENPPPPPSTLQNSSEEATGLTGGMGEENGEEPFFQITTPAKPPAAPSEEEEEDEMSLKGRPPPAPLFGDDEEDDDLDWLN, from the exons ATGTTCGGCGGGGACGATGAGGACGGGGACTTCTTGTCTCCCACAGGAGG GGCCAAGCTGGCCTCCCTGTTTGGACTAGACCAGGAAGCCAGCAGTCAGGGGAACGAGTCCTTCCAGTACACAGCACCGAAACAGCCCAGGAAGAGCTCGAATTCAG CATCAGCCCCCCAGAAACCAGCTCCACCAGCCGGAGCTCCTGCAGTGTTATTTGCCACGGCAGTCCAAACCTTCAGATA TATTAACGGACAGTATGTGAAGCAGGGCAAGCTGGGAGCAGCCGTACTTGGCAACCACACAACAAAAGAG taCAAGCTGCTTCTGTACTTGAGCCAACAGAAACAAGTGGCTGCTGCCAAGATTCATGTGGGCTTTGTTTTCACG GTACAGCCAAACAATTACTGCACTTTTTATGATGACCAGAGGCAGAACTGGTCCCTGATGTTTGAATCAGAGAAAGCTTCGTTGGACTTCTGCAAAGAG GTATGTTTGGCGAAAGCAAACAGCGCAGCCTCCTTAGACACTGTGGTAGTTCAAGATCTGAGTCTCGGTGAGGGCCAGGCGGTGGAGAGCGGAGACTCTCTGGAGGTGGTGTACACAGGCTGGCTCCTGCAGAACCACGTCATTGGACAG ATGTTTGACTCTAACCAGAACAAGGACAAGTTGCTACGACTGAAGGTTGGAGTTGGAAAAGTGATCAAA GGCTGGGAGGAAGGGATGCTGGGGATGAAGAAGGCGGGCCATCGTGTCATCATCATCCCTCCCAACCTAGCTTATGGGTCCAAGGGAGTCCCCAACCGTGTGCCGTCTAACAGCACTCTTATTTTTGAAGTAGAGCTTCGACGG GTGAAATTCTCTAAGGACAGTGGTTCTGACCGGGCCAGTGCCAGCTCCAGAGACTCTgctgctccctctccctcccctgctCCTTCCCCAGCGCCCAGTGTGGAGAATCTAGCCCCAGATCCCCCAGTACAGACGACAACCTCAGGTCCAGCCATACTGGG GGATCCACCGCTCCGTGCAAAGTCAAACTCACTCAGTGATCAGCTTGCA AATCCAGATGCAACAAAGGCCAAGCTGATCTCTCGCATGGCAAAGATGGGACAGCCTATGTTGCCCTTCCTGACAGGAGCAGCTAGCCAGCCAGAATCCAGTGACTCTGAGCTGGAG GACACCAGTGGCAGCAGAGCGAAGGATGGGCCTGCAGCTGCATCTCCAGTGCAGCTATCCACTGCTGCCCCAGCTTCAACACACG TACATCCTCATCCCCAAACAGTTCCACCATCTGCCTTAGTTCCTGTTATGACCACTGTAGCCCCACAGCCTGGGCTGCCAGGCAGCAGCCATGCCTTTCAG CCTTACTCCTACACACAGACCTCTGTGGCTCCATCTCAGCTGCAGCCTGTTGGTCAAGTTTACCCTGCACAAACTGTCCCATACATGG GTTCCAGTGATGTTACTTCCTTCTTGATGACTGAGGCCAGACAACACAACACGGAGATCCGTTTATCTGTTGGAAAAGTAGCAGATAAAGTTGAACAACTTGCCTCAAAG ATAGATGACCTTCAAAGGCAGGGAAGTCTGTCCGTTGGTGTGTCAAGTATGTCGATGGAAACCTCCATGATCATGCACAACATCCAAAGAATTGTCCAG gaaaatgaatgtttaaaaaaagaagtcttTGAGAAAAGCTCTCGCATTGAGGAGCAAAACCATAAGATCGGTGAACTCATCAACCAGAACCAGAG GTACATGGAGCAGAGTAACCTGCTGCTGGAAAAGAGGAACGACTCCCTCAAGTCATCCAGTGAACAGAACCATGCCAGACTGCTGCAGGCTGAGCAGGACAAG CATGCCCCGACTCAGGACCTGGGCTCCGGCCAG GTTCGTCTGACAGAGGATCTGGCTTCGGCCACGGCCCGGCTGTCTCAGCTGCAGCTAGAAGCTTCAGCTCACCAGCAAAGGGCCGTGGAGCTGCAGACTAAACTGAGCTCAGCTCTGCAGGACAGTGAGAGCAGGAGCCAGTGCATCGCTGGCATGGAAACACAGCAGGAAG AGCTGAAGGAAGAAGTAGAGCGGGTCCAGGCTCAATATCGCACAGAGAAGCAAAAACGCAAAGAGATGGAGCTGAGAGTCAACAACATGGAGGAGGAAGTGCAAGACCTAAAGACTGATAAAGAGAGCCTAGAACGA ACACTGTcagaaaggaagaagaagtggCAGGCTGAGCGTCAGCGTCGGGATGAGGAGTTGGAGGAACTCCGCAAAAGCAGCCAGCAGGAGCTGGACAACCTCCGAGCTCAACTTCGCAAGGCCAGGACCAGCACCGACAATGCTGCATCTGAGCAG TTGGCTCAGCTGCAGGCGGAGCTGGAAGAGGAGTGGAAGGGGAAGTGTGAGCAGATGTTGGCCTCCACTAAAGAGCATCACAGTCGAGAGCTGGCTGAACTAACGGAGCAGAGGGATGCTTTGCAGAACAAGTTAACCCAGCTGCAGGAAAAG TTTGCAGTTCTAAAGCAGTCTAGAGATTCAGAAGAACAGAGTTTGCTACAACACCGCGGGCAGACTGAAGAGCTGCAGGCACTTCAGAAAAAA TACACAGCCTTAGAGCAGCAAGGAGTAGCTGTAAGAGAGCAGCTGGAGAGAAGAGTGGCTGAACTGGAGAAGAAACTGGGTGAGCAAGAGAGTTCAGGAGACACTGCAGCAGAG GTGAAGCGTGTGATGAATGGTGTGTTTCACTCCCTGCGAGGGGAGTTTGACCTCAGTGAATCCTACAGTGGCCAGGCTGTGCTGGAGGTGATCGTCACTACCATTAAG AATGTaaccctgcagctgctcagcgGTACAGCCGGATCTTCCCTGAGACAGAATAAgaatgaagaagaagcagatgcagaggaggaggaagagagtgaTGATGTGAAACAAAGAGAGGAGCCACCTCATCAGAATGTACATttgaatggagagagagaagtcacagaggaagaaaaggaggaggaagaacatGATGAGAAGTCAGATTCTCACCAAGTCAGTGAGACCCAGATTGACCAGGATGTAGCGGCAGAGAAGGAGGCAAACAAAGTAACTGAGTCAAAGACACAAAGTCAGGAAGAGGCCTCAGTATCCACTGATCTCCATCCAGTTTCATCAACTGAACTGAAACCGCaagagacagcagcagcagagacagaactACAGCATGAGCTGGCAGACAGCTCTGTTCTTAAAACCTCTGCGGAGGAAAAAGACACCAGCAAGTCTGCAGATCCAGATGATGGACCAGGTCAAAGTTCACCACCTGAGGATGGACCGGAAACGGTTGTGTCAGAAAGGAATACTGCTGTGAGCACCAACGTGGTCAAGGAGAACTTGGATGATGGAGGGCATGTAGGAGGAATGAATGCTGCTGCTCAGAAAGCCTTTGGACCCCCAGAaaacccaccaccaccacccagtACACTTCAGAACAGCTCAGAAGAAGCCACAGG TCTGACTGGGGGAATGGGTGAGGAAAATGGAGAGGAGCCATTTTTCCAGATCACAACTCCTGCCAAACCTCCTGCAGCACccagtgaggaggaagaggaggatgagatg AGCTTGAAGGGGCGTCCGCCTCCTGCCCCTCTGTTtggtgatgatgaggaagatgatgatCTGGACTGGCTGAACTGA
- the fkbp15b gene encoding FK506-binding protein 15 isoform X2 — MFGGDDEDGDFLSPTGGAKLASLFGLDQEASSQGNESFQYTAPKQPRKSSNSASAPQKPAPPAGAPAVLFATAVQTFRYINGQYVKQGKLGAAVLGNHTTKEYKLLLYLSQQKQVAAAKIHVGFVFTVQPNNYCTFYDDQRQNWSLMFESEKASLDFCKEVCLAKANSAASLDTVVVQDLSLGEGQAVESGDSLEVVYTGWLLQNHVIGQMFDSNQNKDKLLRLKVGVGKVIKGWEEGMLGMKKAGHRVIIIPPNLAYGSKGVPNRVPSNSTLIFEVELRRVKFSKDSGSDRASASSRDSAAPSPSPAPSPAPSVENLAPDPPVQTTTSGPAILGDPPLRAKSNSLSDQLANPDATKAKLISRMAKMGQPMLPFLTGAASQPESSDSELEDTSGSRAKDGPAAASPVQLSTAAPASTHVHPHPQTVPPSALVPVMTTVAPQPGLPGSSHAFQPYSYTQTSVAPSQLQPVGQVYPAQTVPYMGSSDVTSFLMTEARQHNTEIRLSVGKVADKVEQLASKIDDLQRQGSLSVGVSSMSMETSMIMHNIQRIVQENECLKKEVFEKSSRIEEQNHKIGELINQNQRYMEQSNLLLEKRNDSLKSSSEQNHARLLQAEQDKVRLTEDLASATARLSQLQLEASAHQQRAVELQTKLSSALQDSESRSQCIAGMETQQEELKEEVERVQAQYRTEKQKRKEMELRVNNMEEEVQDLKTDKESLERTLSERKKKWQAERQRRDEELEELRKSSQQELDNLRAQLRKARTSTDNAASEQLAQLQAELEEEWKGKCEQMLASTKEHHSRELAELTEQRDALQNKLTQLQEKFAVLKQSRDSEEQSLLQHRGQTEELQALQKKYTALEQQGVAVREQLERRVAELEKKLGEQESSGDTAAEVKRVMNGVFHSLRGEFDLSESYSGQAVLEVIVTTIKNVTLQLLSGTAGSSLRQNKNEEEADAEEEEESDDVKQREEPPHQNVHLNGEREVTEEEKEEEEHDEKSDSHQVSETQIDQDVAAEKEANKVTESKTQSQEEASVSTDLHPVSSTELKPQETAAAETELQHELADSSVLKTSAEEKDTSKSADPDDGPGQSSPPEDGPETVVSERNTAVSTNVVKENLDDGGHVGGMNAAAQKAFGPPENPPPPPSTLQNSSEEATGLTGGMGEENGEEPFFQITTPAKPPAAPSEEEEEDEMSLKGRPPPAPLFGDDEEDDDLDWLN, encoded by the exons ATGTTCGGCGGGGACGATGAGGACGGGGACTTCTTGTCTCCCACAGGAGG GGCCAAGCTGGCCTCCCTGTTTGGACTAGACCAGGAAGCCAGCAGTCAGGGGAACGAGTCCTTCCAGTACACAGCACCGAAACAGCCCAGGAAGAGCTCGAATTCAG CATCAGCCCCCCAGAAACCAGCTCCACCAGCCGGAGCTCCTGCAGTGTTATTTGCCACGGCAGTCCAAACCTTCAGATA TATTAACGGACAGTATGTGAAGCAGGGCAAGCTGGGAGCAGCCGTACTTGGCAACCACACAACAAAAGAG taCAAGCTGCTTCTGTACTTGAGCCAACAGAAACAAGTGGCTGCTGCCAAGATTCATGTGGGCTTTGTTTTCACG GTACAGCCAAACAATTACTGCACTTTTTATGATGACCAGAGGCAGAACTGGTCCCTGATGTTTGAATCAGAGAAAGCTTCGTTGGACTTCTGCAAAGAG GTATGTTTGGCGAAAGCAAACAGCGCAGCCTCCTTAGACACTGTGGTAGTTCAAGATCTGAGTCTCGGTGAGGGCCAGGCGGTGGAGAGCGGAGACTCTCTGGAGGTGGTGTACACAGGCTGGCTCCTGCAGAACCACGTCATTGGACAG ATGTTTGACTCTAACCAGAACAAGGACAAGTTGCTACGACTGAAGGTTGGAGTTGGAAAAGTGATCAAA GGCTGGGAGGAAGGGATGCTGGGGATGAAGAAGGCGGGCCATCGTGTCATCATCATCCCTCCCAACCTAGCTTATGGGTCCAAGGGAGTCCCCAACCGTGTGCCGTCTAACAGCACTCTTATTTTTGAAGTAGAGCTTCGACGG GTGAAATTCTCTAAGGACAGTGGTTCTGACCGGGCCAGTGCCAGCTCCAGAGACTCTgctgctccctctccctcccctgctCCTTCCCCAGCGCCCAGTGTGGAGAATCTAGCCCCAGATCCCCCAGTACAGACGACAACCTCAGGTCCAGCCATACTGGG GGATCCACCGCTCCGTGCAAAGTCAAACTCACTCAGTGATCAGCTTGCA AATCCAGATGCAACAAAGGCCAAGCTGATCTCTCGCATGGCAAAGATGGGACAGCCTATGTTGCCCTTCCTGACAGGAGCAGCTAGCCAGCCAGAATCCAGTGACTCTGAGCTGGAG GACACCAGTGGCAGCAGAGCGAAGGATGGGCCTGCAGCTGCATCTCCAGTGCAGCTATCCACTGCTGCCCCAGCTTCAACACACG TACATCCTCATCCCCAAACAGTTCCACCATCTGCCTTAGTTCCTGTTATGACCACTGTAGCCCCACAGCCTGGGCTGCCAGGCAGCAGCCATGCCTTTCAG CCTTACTCCTACACACAGACCTCTGTGGCTCCATCTCAGCTGCAGCCTGTTGGTCAAGTTTACCCTGCACAAACTGTCCCATACATGG GTTCCAGTGATGTTACTTCCTTCTTGATGACTGAGGCCAGACAACACAACACGGAGATCCGTTTATCTGTTGGAAAAGTAGCAGATAAAGTTGAACAACTTGCCTCAAAG ATAGATGACCTTCAAAGGCAGGGAAGTCTGTCCGTTGGTGTGTCAAGTATGTCGATGGAAACCTCCATGATCATGCACAACATCCAAAGAATTGTCCAG gaaaatgaatgtttaaaaaaagaagtcttTGAGAAAAGCTCTCGCATTGAGGAGCAAAACCATAAGATCGGTGAACTCATCAACCAGAACCAGAG GTACATGGAGCAGAGTAACCTGCTGCTGGAAAAGAGGAACGACTCCCTCAAGTCATCCAGTGAACAGAACCATGCCAGACTGCTGCAGGCTGAGCAGGACAAG GTTCGTCTGACAGAGGATCTGGCTTCGGCCACGGCCCGGCTGTCTCAGCTGCAGCTAGAAGCTTCAGCTCACCAGCAAAGGGCCGTGGAGCTGCAGACTAAACTGAGCTCAGCTCTGCAGGACAGTGAGAGCAGGAGCCAGTGCATCGCTGGCATGGAAACACAGCAGGAAG AGCTGAAGGAAGAAGTAGAGCGGGTCCAGGCTCAATATCGCACAGAGAAGCAAAAACGCAAAGAGATGGAGCTGAGAGTCAACAACATGGAGGAGGAAGTGCAAGACCTAAAGACTGATAAAGAGAGCCTAGAACGA ACACTGTcagaaaggaagaagaagtggCAGGCTGAGCGTCAGCGTCGGGATGAGGAGTTGGAGGAACTCCGCAAAAGCAGCCAGCAGGAGCTGGACAACCTCCGAGCTCAACTTCGCAAGGCCAGGACCAGCACCGACAATGCTGCATCTGAGCAG TTGGCTCAGCTGCAGGCGGAGCTGGAAGAGGAGTGGAAGGGGAAGTGTGAGCAGATGTTGGCCTCCACTAAAGAGCATCACAGTCGAGAGCTGGCTGAACTAACGGAGCAGAGGGATGCTTTGCAGAACAAGTTAACCCAGCTGCAGGAAAAG TTTGCAGTTCTAAAGCAGTCTAGAGATTCAGAAGAACAGAGTTTGCTACAACACCGCGGGCAGACTGAAGAGCTGCAGGCACTTCAGAAAAAA TACACAGCCTTAGAGCAGCAAGGAGTAGCTGTAAGAGAGCAGCTGGAGAGAAGAGTGGCTGAACTGGAGAAGAAACTGGGTGAGCAAGAGAGTTCAGGAGACACTGCAGCAGAG GTGAAGCGTGTGATGAATGGTGTGTTTCACTCCCTGCGAGGGGAGTTTGACCTCAGTGAATCCTACAGTGGCCAGGCTGTGCTGGAGGTGATCGTCACTACCATTAAG AATGTaaccctgcagctgctcagcgGTACAGCCGGATCTTCCCTGAGACAGAATAAgaatgaagaagaagcagatgcagaggaggaggaagagagtgaTGATGTGAAACAAAGAGAGGAGCCACCTCATCAGAATGTACATttgaatggagagagagaagtcacagaggaagaaaaggaggaggaagaacatGATGAGAAGTCAGATTCTCACCAAGTCAGTGAGACCCAGATTGACCAGGATGTAGCGGCAGAGAAGGAGGCAAACAAAGTAACTGAGTCAAAGACACAAAGTCAGGAAGAGGCCTCAGTATCCACTGATCTCCATCCAGTTTCATCAACTGAACTGAAACCGCaagagacagcagcagcagagacagaactACAGCATGAGCTGGCAGACAGCTCTGTTCTTAAAACCTCTGCGGAGGAAAAAGACACCAGCAAGTCTGCAGATCCAGATGATGGACCAGGTCAAAGTTCACCACCTGAGGATGGACCGGAAACGGTTGTGTCAGAAAGGAATACTGCTGTGAGCACCAACGTGGTCAAGGAGAACTTGGATGATGGAGGGCATGTAGGAGGAATGAATGCTGCTGCTCAGAAAGCCTTTGGACCCCCAGAaaacccaccaccaccacccagtACACTTCAGAACAGCTCAGAAGAAGCCACAGG TCTGACTGGGGGAATGGGTGAGGAAAATGGAGAGGAGCCATTTTTCCAGATCACAACTCCTGCCAAACCTCCTGCAGCACccagtgaggaggaagaggaggatgagatg AGCTTGAAGGGGCGTCCGCCTCCTGCCCCTCTGTTtggtgatgatgaggaagatgatgatCTGGACTGGCTGAACTGA
- the fkbp15b gene encoding FK506-binding protein 15 isoform X3, with amino-acid sequence MFGGDDEDGDFLSPTGGAKLASLFGLDQEASSQGNESFQYTAPKQPRKSSNSASAPQKPAPPAGAPAVLFATAVQTFRYINGQYVKQGKLGAAVLGNHTTKEYKLLLYLSQQKQVAAAKIHVGFVFTVQPNNYCTFYDDQRQNWSLMFESEKASLDFCKEVCLAKANSAASLDTVVVQDLSLGEGQAVESGDSLEVVYTGWLLQNHVIGQMFDSNQNKDKLLRLKVGVGKVIKGWEEGMLGMKKAGHRVIIIPPNLAYGSKGVPNRVPSNSTLIFEVELRRVKFSKDSGSDRASASSRDSAAPSPSPAPSPAPSVENLAPDPPVQTTTSGPAILGDPPLRAKSNSLSDQLANPDATKAKLISRMAKMGQPMLPFLTGAASQPESSDSELEDTSGSRAKDGPAAASPVQLSTAAPASTHVHPHPQTVPPSALVPVMTTVAPQPGLPGSSHAFQPYSYTQTSVAPSQLQPVGQVYPAQTVPYMGSSDVTSFLMTEARQHNTEIRLSVGKVADKVEQLASKIDDLQRQGSLSVGVSSMSMETSMIMHNIQRIVQENECLKKEVFEKSSRIEEQNHKIGELINQNQRYMEQSNLLLEKRNDSLKSSSEQNHARLLQAEQDKHAPTQDLGSGQVRLTEDLASATARLSQLQLEASAHQQRAVELQTKLSSALQDSESRSQCIAGMETQQEELKEEVERVQAQYRTEKQKRKEMELRVNNMEEEVQDLKTDKESLERTLSERKKKWQAERQRRDEELEELRKSSQQELDNLRAQLRKARTSTDNAASEQLAQLQAELEEEWKGKCEQMLASTKEHHSRELAELTEQRDALQNKLTQLQEKFAVLKQSRDSEEQSLLQHRGQTEELQALQKKYTALEQQGVAVREQLERRVAELEKKLGEQESSGDTAAEVKRVMNGVFHSLRGEFDLSESYSGQAVLEVIVTTIKNVTLQLLSGTAGSSLRQNKNEEEADAEEEEESDDVKQREEPPHQNVHLNGEREVTEEEKEEEEHDEKSDSHQVSETQIDQDVAAEKEANKVTESKTQSQEEASVSTDLHPVSSTELKPQETAAAETELQHELADSSVLKTSAEEKDTSKSADPDDGPGQSSPPEDGPETVVSERNTAVSTNVVKENLDDGGHVGGMNAAAQKAFGPPENPPPPPSTLQNSSEEATGA; translated from the exons ATGTTCGGCGGGGACGATGAGGACGGGGACTTCTTGTCTCCCACAGGAGG GGCCAAGCTGGCCTCCCTGTTTGGACTAGACCAGGAAGCCAGCAGTCAGGGGAACGAGTCCTTCCAGTACACAGCACCGAAACAGCCCAGGAAGAGCTCGAATTCAG CATCAGCCCCCCAGAAACCAGCTCCACCAGCCGGAGCTCCTGCAGTGTTATTTGCCACGGCAGTCCAAACCTTCAGATA TATTAACGGACAGTATGTGAAGCAGGGCAAGCTGGGAGCAGCCGTACTTGGCAACCACACAACAAAAGAG taCAAGCTGCTTCTGTACTTGAGCCAACAGAAACAAGTGGCTGCTGCCAAGATTCATGTGGGCTTTGTTTTCACG GTACAGCCAAACAATTACTGCACTTTTTATGATGACCAGAGGCAGAACTGGTCCCTGATGTTTGAATCAGAGAAAGCTTCGTTGGACTTCTGCAAAGAG GTATGTTTGGCGAAAGCAAACAGCGCAGCCTCCTTAGACACTGTGGTAGTTCAAGATCTGAGTCTCGGTGAGGGCCAGGCGGTGGAGAGCGGAGACTCTCTGGAGGTGGTGTACACAGGCTGGCTCCTGCAGAACCACGTCATTGGACAG ATGTTTGACTCTAACCAGAACAAGGACAAGTTGCTACGACTGAAGGTTGGAGTTGGAAAAGTGATCAAA GGCTGGGAGGAAGGGATGCTGGGGATGAAGAAGGCGGGCCATCGTGTCATCATCATCCCTCCCAACCTAGCTTATGGGTCCAAGGGAGTCCCCAACCGTGTGCCGTCTAACAGCACTCTTATTTTTGAAGTAGAGCTTCGACGG GTGAAATTCTCTAAGGACAGTGGTTCTGACCGGGCCAGTGCCAGCTCCAGAGACTCTgctgctccctctccctcccctgctCCTTCCCCAGCGCCCAGTGTGGAGAATCTAGCCCCAGATCCCCCAGTACAGACGACAACCTCAGGTCCAGCCATACTGGG GGATCCACCGCTCCGTGCAAAGTCAAACTCACTCAGTGATCAGCTTGCA AATCCAGATGCAACAAAGGCCAAGCTGATCTCTCGCATGGCAAAGATGGGACAGCCTATGTTGCCCTTCCTGACAGGAGCAGCTAGCCAGCCAGAATCCAGTGACTCTGAGCTGGAG GACACCAGTGGCAGCAGAGCGAAGGATGGGCCTGCAGCTGCATCTCCAGTGCAGCTATCCACTGCTGCCCCAGCTTCAACACACG TACATCCTCATCCCCAAACAGTTCCACCATCTGCCTTAGTTCCTGTTATGACCACTGTAGCCCCACAGCCTGGGCTGCCAGGCAGCAGCCATGCCTTTCAG CCTTACTCCTACACACAGACCTCTGTGGCTCCATCTCAGCTGCAGCCTGTTGGTCAAGTTTACCCTGCACAAACTGTCCCATACATGG GTTCCAGTGATGTTACTTCCTTCTTGATGACTGAGGCCAGACAACACAACACGGAGATCCGTTTATCTGTTGGAAAAGTAGCAGATAAAGTTGAACAACTTGCCTCAAAG ATAGATGACCTTCAAAGGCAGGGAAGTCTGTCCGTTGGTGTGTCAAGTATGTCGATGGAAACCTCCATGATCATGCACAACATCCAAAGAATTGTCCAG gaaaatgaatgtttaaaaaaagaagtcttTGAGAAAAGCTCTCGCATTGAGGAGCAAAACCATAAGATCGGTGAACTCATCAACCAGAACCAGAG GTACATGGAGCAGAGTAACCTGCTGCTGGAAAAGAGGAACGACTCCCTCAAGTCATCCAGTGAACAGAACCATGCCAGACTGCTGCAGGCTGAGCAGGACAAG CATGCCCCGACTCAGGACCTGGGCTCCGGCCAG GTTCGTCTGACAGAGGATCTGGCTTCGGCCACGGCCCGGCTGTCTCAGCTGCAGCTAGAAGCTTCAGCTCACCAGCAAAGGGCCGTGGAGCTGCAGACTAAACTGAGCTCAGCTCTGCAGGACAGTGAGAGCAGGAGCCAGTGCATCGCTGGCATGGAAACACAGCAGGAAG AGCTGAAGGAAGAAGTAGAGCGGGTCCAGGCTCAATATCGCACAGAGAAGCAAAAACGCAAAGAGATGGAGCTGAGAGTCAACAACATGGAGGAGGAAGTGCAAGACCTAAAGACTGATAAAGAGAGCCTAGAACGA ACACTGTcagaaaggaagaagaagtggCAGGCTGAGCGTCAGCGTCGGGATGAGGAGTTGGAGGAACTCCGCAAAAGCAGCCAGCAGGAGCTGGACAACCTCCGAGCTCAACTTCGCAAGGCCAGGACCAGCACCGACAATGCTGCATCTGAGCAG TTGGCTCAGCTGCAGGCGGAGCTGGAAGAGGAGTGGAAGGGGAAGTGTGAGCAGATGTTGGCCTCCACTAAAGAGCATCACAGTCGAGAGCTGGCTGAACTAACGGAGCAGAGGGATGCTTTGCAGAACAAGTTAACCCAGCTGCAGGAAAAG TTTGCAGTTCTAAAGCAGTCTAGAGATTCAGAAGAACAGAGTTTGCTACAACACCGCGGGCAGACTGAAGAGCTGCAGGCACTTCAGAAAAAA TACACAGCCTTAGAGCAGCAAGGAGTAGCTGTAAGAGAGCAGCTGGAGAGAAGAGTGGCTGAACTGGAGAAGAAACTGGGTGAGCAAGAGAGTTCAGGAGACACTGCAGCAGAG GTGAAGCGTGTGATGAATGGTGTGTTTCACTCCCTGCGAGGGGAGTTTGACCTCAGTGAATCCTACAGTGGCCAGGCTGTGCTGGAGGTGATCGTCACTACCATTAAG AATGTaaccctgcagctgctcagcgGTACAGCCGGATCTTCCCTGAGACAGAATAAgaatgaagaagaagcagatgcagaggaggaggaagagagtgaTGATGTGAAACAAAGAGAGGAGCCACCTCATCAGAATGTACATttgaatggagagagagaagtcacagaggaagaaaaggaggaggaagaacatGATGAGAAGTCAGATTCTCACCAAGTCAGTGAGACCCAGATTGACCAGGATGTAGCGGCAGAGAAGGAGGCAAACAAAGTAACTGAGTCAAAGACACAAAGTCAGGAAGAGGCCTCAGTATCCACTGATCTCCATCCAGTTTCATCAACTGAACTGAAACCGCaagagacagcagcagcagagacagaactACAGCATGAGCTGGCAGACAGCTCTGTTCTTAAAACCTCTGCGGAGGAAAAAGACACCAGCAAGTCTGCAGATCCAGATGATGGACCAGGTCAAAGTTCACCACCTGAGGATGGACCGGAAACGGTTGTGTCAGAAAGGAATACTGCTGTGAGCACCAACGTGGTCAAGGAGAACTTGGATGATGGAGGGCATGTAGGAGGAATGAATGCTGCTGCTCAGAAAGCCTTTGGACCCCCAGAaaacccaccaccaccacccagtACACTTCAGAACAGCTCAGAAGAAGCCACAGG AGCTTGA